A region of Eschrichtius robustus isolate mEscRob2 chromosome 19, mEscRob2.pri, whole genome shotgun sequence DNA encodes the following proteins:
- the MRPS12 gene encoding small ribosomal subunit protein uS12m — MSWSGLLRGLSTSLNHGLALAPRPWATRPMATLNQMHRRGPPKHPPLKVGPMEGRPQLKGVVLRTFIRKPKKPNSANRKCCRVRLSTGREAVCFIPGEGHSLQEHHVVLVQGGRTQDLPGVKLTIVRGKYDCGHVQKKK, encoded by the exons ATGTCCTGGTCCGGCCTTCTCCGTGGCCTCAGCACGTCCCTAAATCATG GCCTAGCCCTGGCCCCGCGGCCTTGGGCCACGCGTCCCATGGCCACCCTGAACCAGATGCACCGCCGGGGACCTCCGAAGCATCCGCCTCTGAAAGTGGGCCCCATGGAGGGCCGGCCGCAGCTGAAGGGCGTGGTCCTGCGCACGTTCATCCGCAAGCCCAAGAAGCCCAACTCGGCCAACCGCAAATGCTGCCGCGTGCGGCTCAGCACCGGTCGGGAGGCCGTCTGCTTCATCCCCGGAGAGGGCCACAGCCTGCAGGAGCACCACGTCGTGCTCGTGCAGGGCGGCCGCACGCAGGACCTGCCTGGCGTCAAGCTCACCATCGTGCGGGGCAAGTACGACTGTGGCCACGTGCAGAAGAAGAAGTGA